In one Bradyrhizobium sp. 4 genomic region, the following are encoded:
- a CDS encoding ribonuclease T2, whose product MFHSRLHSFSRLMISLTLAAGLAALAGGAKAQDKRQNTPGEFDFYVLSLSWSPSFCEEAAERGGRSQTQCSGRPYAFVVHGLWPQYENGFPEYCQRPSPRLNRSIVSSMLDLMPAPGLIFNEWDKHGTCSGLADRSYFETIRKARAAIKIPAEYLDLSQAKTVAPAEVEEAFIKANPGLSNAAVSITCNRTRLSEVRICLSKDLQFRACEEIDRRACRRDQLAMPPIRGG is encoded by the coding sequence ATGTTTCATTCCAGATTGCATTCGTTCTCCCGCCTGATGATCTCGCTGACGCTTGCGGCCGGGCTGGCTGCACTGGCCGGCGGCGCAAAGGCCCAGGACAAGCGGCAGAACACGCCCGGCGAATTCGATTTTTATGTGCTGTCGCTGTCGTGGTCGCCCTCCTTCTGCGAAGAGGCAGCGGAGCGCGGCGGCCGCTCGCAGACCCAGTGCAGCGGACGGCCCTATGCTTTCGTGGTGCATGGTCTGTGGCCGCAATATGAGAACGGTTTTCCGGAATATTGCCAGCGGCCTTCGCCGCGGCTGAACCGCAGCATCGTCTCCTCCATGCTCGATCTGATGCCGGCGCCGGGGCTGATCTTCAACGAATGGGACAAGCACGGCACCTGCTCGGGGCTCGCCGACCGCAGCTATTTCGAGACGATCCGGAAGGCGCGCGCCGCAATCAAGATTCCGGCCGAATATCTCGATTTGTCGCAGGCCAAGACGGTGGCGCCGGCAGAGGTGGAGGAAGCCTTCATCAAGGCCAATCCGGGCCTCAGCAATGCCGCCGTCTCGATCACCTGCAACCGGACGCGGCTATCGGAAGTCCGCATCTGCCTCAGCAAGGACCTGCAATTCCGCGCCTGCGAGGAGATCGACCGCCGCGCCTGCCGTCGCGACCAGTTGGCGATGCCGCCGATCCGGGGTGGCTAG
- the rlmJ gene encoding 23S rRNA (adenine(2030)-N(6))-methyltransferase RlmJ, with product MNYRHAFHAGSFADVIKHIVLARIITYLQDKPGAFRVIDTHAGAGLYDLESEEARRGGEWLTGIARLMQARLSNDAMALTKPYLDIVRAFNPKGELKAYPGSPLIARGLLRPQDRLLLCELEPKARKALIGVLRHDEQARVVDLDGWMALPAFVPPKERRGLVLIDPPFEAKDEFEKLEEAFSTAFAKWPTGIYVIWYPAKSRRATDALVQSVARLAAAAKPPGKCLRLEFSVAPQADGAALTSSGLLIVNPPYTLHGELKTILPELEMPLGQGGAARFRLEVPRP from the coding sequence ATGAATTACCGCCACGCCTTTCACGCCGGAAGCTTCGCCGATGTCATCAAGCACATCGTGCTGGCGCGCATCATCACCTATCTCCAGGATAAGCCGGGCGCGTTCCGTGTCATCGACACCCATGCCGGCGCTGGCCTCTACGATCTCGAAAGCGAGGAGGCGCGTCGCGGCGGCGAGTGGCTGACGGGCATTGCGCGGCTGATGCAGGCGCGGCTGTCGAACGACGCCATGGCGCTGACCAAGCCCTATCTGGACATCGTCCGCGCCTTCAATCCGAAGGGCGAGCTCAAGGCTTACCCGGGCTCGCCGCTGATCGCACGCGGCCTGCTGAGGCCGCAGGACCGCCTCTTGCTCTGCGAGCTCGAGCCGAAGGCGCGCAAGGCGCTGATCGGCGTGCTGCGCCACGACGAACAGGCCCGCGTGGTCGACCTCGACGGCTGGATGGCGCTGCCGGCTTTCGTGCCGCCGAAGGAACGGCGTGGGCTCGTGCTGATCGATCCCCCGTTCGAGGCGAAGGACGAGTTCGAAAAGCTCGAAGAGGCCTTCTCGACGGCTTTCGCGAAATGGCCGACCGGTATCTATGTAATCTGGTATCCCGCCAAGAGCCGGCGCGCCACCGACGCGCTGGTGCAATCAGTGGCGCGGCTCGCAGCCGCAGCAAAACCGCCGGGAAAATGCCTGCGCCTCGAATTCAGCGTGGCGCCACAAGCCGACGGCGCAGCCCTCACCTCCAGCGGGCTCTTGATCGTCAATCCCCCTTACACACTGCACGGCGAGCTCAAGACGATCCTGCCCGAGTTGGAAATGCCGCTCGGCCAGGGGGGCGCTGCCAGATTCCGATTAGAGGTGCCAAGGCCGTAA
- a CDS encoding cold-shock protein, protein MAMTGTVKFFNGERGYGFIKPDDGGRDVFVHITAVERAGLKDLAEGQRITFEVEPDKKGKGPKAVDLVILP, encoded by the coding sequence ATGGCCATGACGGGAACGGTCAAGTTTTTCAACGGTGAGCGCGGCTACGGATTCATCAAACCGGACGACGGGGGCCGCGACGTCTTCGTGCATATTACTGCTGTGGAGCGGGCCGGACTGAAGGACCTTGCCGAAGGACAGCGTATTACTTTCGAAGTCGAACCGGACAAGAAGGGCAAGGGGCCGAAGGCGGTCGATTTGGTCATCCTTCCCTAG
- a CDS encoding outer membrane protein yields MKRLVVGAAALAAVGWTASAGAADLNYGQRAPYTVNQPLNAYSWAGPYLGANLGYEWGSVNNNPAKPSGFVGGVQAGYNFQTGPWVFGVEGDIQAAGADDTFAPWKFSNPWFGTLRGRAGYALSNVLFYGTAGLAFGELRAQTFGWTESHTSAGWTIGAGAEVGFAPNWSAKLEYLYIDLSTSQFAITGVSNGYSASVVRAGVNYHF; encoded by the coding sequence ATGAAGAGGCTCGTTGTGGGCGCAGCCGCGTTGGCTGCAGTCGGCTGGACGGCTTCGGCAGGGGCCGCCGATCTCAATTACGGGCAACGTGCGCCCTACACGGTCAATCAGCCGCTCAACGCCTATAGCTGGGCCGGTCCGTATCTCGGTGCCAATCTCGGCTACGAATGGGGCTCGGTGAACAACAATCCCGCAAAACCGTCGGGCTTCGTCGGCGGCGTTCAGGCCGGTTACAATTTCCAGACCGGCCCGTGGGTGTTCGGTGTCGAAGGTGACATCCAGGCCGCCGGTGCCGACGATACCTTCGCGCCGTGGAAGTTCTCCAATCCGTGGTTCGGCACCCTGCGCGGCCGCGCGGGCTATGCCCTCAGCAACGTGCTGTTCTACGGCACGGCGGGCCTCGCCTTCGGCGAGCTGCGCGCGCAGACGTTCGGCTGGACGGAGTCGCATACCAGCGCCGGCTGGACCATCGGTGCCGGCGCGGAAGTTGGTTTCGCGCCGAACTGGAGCGCCAAGCTCGAATATCTCTACATCGATCTGTCGACGAGTCAGTTCGCGATTACAGGCGTGTCAAACGGCTATAGCGCCAGCGTTGTGCGCGCAGGCGTGAACTATCACTTCTGA
- the uvrC gene encoding excinuclease ABC subunit UvrC produces the protein MVHDSTDNPDDARARKPVRGNAPDVPPQETEAAPPDLDPATANGDDEDDARLPDILEESGTVGEEPLATGHEAIERAVRLAPTSPGVYRMLNGNADVLYVGKAKNVKKRLSNYARQSAPQPARILRMIAATVTVEIISTHTETEALLLEANLIKQLRPRFNVQLRDDKSFPYILITGDHWAPQILKHRGAQTRPGRYFGPFASAGAVNRTITALQRAFLIRSCTDSFFESRSRPCLLYQIRRCAGPCTREIDFPGYTTLVREASDFLSGRSHAVKQELAAEMEKASGELEFESAALYRDRLAALSAIQSQQGINPRTVEEADVFAIHQEGGFSCVEVFFFRTGQNWGNRAYFPRAEKTYTPEEVLGSFLAQFYDDKPPPRNILLSHEIEESELLANALSIKAGRKVEVSTPKRGEKKELVTHALTNAREALGRKLADTATQSRLLDAMATTLSLPHAPKRIEVYDNSHIQGTNAVGAMIVAGPDGFVKNQYRKFNIKSEGITPGDDFAMMREVLERRFKRLINPPEEGAAKTKDDDFPQWPDLVIIDGGRGQLNAVREIFANLGLIQVALMSVAKGPDRDAGRETLFMPEREAIKLEPRDPVLYFIQRLRDEAHRFVIGSHRKLRKKDIREAGLQEIPGIGPSRKRALLHHFGTLKEIERASITDLGKVPGVSAESARRIFEYFHPQPG, from the coding sequence ATGGTTCACGATTCCACCGACAATCCGGACGACGCACGTGCGCGCAAACCCGTGCGCGGCAACGCGCCCGACGTCCCGCCCCAGGAGACGGAAGCGGCGCCGCCCGACCTCGATCCCGCCACAGCAAACGGGGACGACGAGGACGACGCACGGCTGCCGGACATCCTGGAAGAGAGCGGCACGGTCGGCGAAGAGCCGCTGGCGACCGGCCACGAGGCGATCGAACGCGCGGTCCGCCTCGCCCCCACCTCGCCCGGCGTCTACCGCATGCTCAATGGGAATGCCGACGTGCTCTATGTCGGCAAGGCTAAGAACGTCAAAAAGCGCCTGTCGAACTATGCGCGCCAGAGTGCGCCGCAGCCGGCGCGCATCCTGCGCATGATCGCCGCCACCGTGACCGTGGAAATCATCTCGACCCACACCGAGACCGAAGCGCTGCTGCTGGAGGCCAACCTCATCAAGCAGCTTCGGCCGCGCTTCAACGTGCAGCTGCGCGATGACAAGTCGTTTCCCTATATCCTGATCACGGGCGACCATTGGGCGCCGCAGATCCTGAAGCATCGCGGCGCGCAGACGCGGCCCGGTCGCTATTTCGGCCCGTTCGCCTCGGCTGGCGCCGTCAACCGCACCATCACCGCGTTGCAGCGCGCGTTCCTGATCCGCTCCTGCACGGATTCCTTCTTCGAGAGCCGCTCGCGGCCCTGCCTGCTCTACCAGATCCGCCGTTGCGCCGGCCCCTGCACCCGCGAGATCGACTTCCCCGGCTACACGACCCTGGTGCGCGAGGCGAGCGACTTCCTGTCCGGCAGGAGCCATGCGGTGAAACAGGAGCTTGCCGCCGAGATGGAGAAGGCCTCCGGTGAGCTCGAATTCGAGAGCGCCGCGCTCTACCGCGACCGCCTCGCTGCGTTGTCCGCGATCCAGTCGCAGCAGGGCATCAATCCGCGCACGGTGGAAGAAGCCGACGTGTTCGCCATCCACCAGGAGGGCGGCTTCTCATGTGTCGAGGTGTTCTTCTTCCGCACCGGGCAGAACTGGGGCAACCGCGCCTATTTCCCGCGCGCGGAAAAGACGTATACGCCGGAAGAGGTGCTCGGCTCCTTCCTCGCCCAGTTCTATGACGACAAGCCGCCGCCGAGGAACATCCTGCTCTCGCACGAGATCGAGGAGAGCGAGCTGCTCGCCAACGCGCTGTCGATCAAGGCCGGCCGCAAGGTCGAGGTGTCCACGCCGAAGCGCGGCGAGAAGAAGGAGCTCGTCACCCACGCGCTCACCAACGCGCGCGAGGCCCTGGGCCGCAAGCTCGCGGACACCGCGACGCAGAGCCGCCTGCTGGACGCCATGGCCACGACCCTGAGCCTGCCGCATGCGCCGAAGCGGATCGAGGTCTACGACAACAGCCACATCCAGGGCACCAACGCGGTCGGCGCCATGATCGTCGCCGGCCCCGATGGCTTCGTCAAAAACCAGTACCGCAAGTTCAACATCAAGTCGGAAGGGATCACGCCGGGCGACGACTTCGCCATGATGCGCGAAGTGCTGGAGCGCCGCTTCAAGCGCCTGATCAATCCGCCCGAAGAGGGCGCAGCCAAAACCAAGGACGACGACTTCCCGCAATGGCCCGATCTCGTGATCATCGACGGCGGCCGCGGCCAGCTCAACGCGGTCCGGGAGATATTTGCAAATCTCGGCCTGATCCAGGTGGCGCTGATGTCCGTGGCCAAGGGGCCGGACCGGGATGCCGGCCGCGAGACCCTGTTCATGCCGGAGCGCGAGGCGATCAAGCTGGAGCCGCGCGACCCCGTGCTCTATTTCATCCAGCGCCTGCGGGACGAGGCGCACCGCTTCGTCATCGGCTCGCACCGCAAGCTGCGCAAGAAGGACATCCGCGAGGCCGGCTTGCAGGAGATTCCGGGCATCGGCCCGTCACGCAAACGTGCCTTGCTGCATCATTTCGGAACCCTGAAGGAGATCGAACGGGCCTCGATCACCGATCTCGGCAAGGTTCCGGGGGTGAGCGCCGAGAGCGCCCGCAGGATTTTCGAATATTTCCACCCTCAGCCGGGATGA
- the pgsA gene encoding CDP-diacylglycerol--glycerol-3-phosphate 3-phosphatidyltransferase yields MNIATTRGTTSRAMSLPNILTYGRIAAIPVVVGCIYAQSIMDGPLWLRWVAVAIFIAAAVTDYLDGYYARIWNQQSAFGRMLDPIADKLLVASCLLMLAADGIIHGWSLWAAIVILCREILVSGLREYLAALRVSVPVTKLAKWKTTVQLIAIGFLLAGPAGDEVVPMVSMTGLALLWASAILTMYTGYDYFGAGIHHLIKEDEG; encoded by the coding sequence ATGAACATCGCCACGACACGAGGGACCACCAGCCGCGCGATGTCCCTCCCGAACATCCTGACCTACGGCCGGATCGCAGCGATCCCGGTCGTGGTCGGGTGCATCTACGCACAGTCGATCATGGACGGTCCGCTGTGGCTGCGCTGGGTTGCGGTCGCCATCTTTATCGCGGCTGCGGTCACTGATTACCTCGACGGCTATTACGCGCGGATATGGAATCAGCAATCGGCGTTCGGCCGCATGCTCGATCCGATCGCCGACAAGCTTCTGGTCGCCTCGTGCCTGCTGATGCTGGCCGCCGACGGCATCATTCACGGCTGGTCGCTGTGGGCCGCCATCGTGATCCTGTGCCGCGAGATCCTGGTCTCGGGCCTGCGCGAATATCTTGCCGCGCTGCGCGTCAGCGTGCCCGTGACCAAGCTTGCGAAGTGGAAGACGACGGTTCAGCTCATCGCCATCGGCTTCCTGCTGGCCGGTCCCGCCGGCGATGAGGTGGTGCCCATGGTCTCCATGACCGGGCTGGCGCTGCTCTGGGCCTCGGCGATCCTCACCATGTACACCGGCTACGACTATTTCGGCGCCGGCATCCATCACCTCATCAAGGAGGATGAGGGATGA
- the moaD gene encoding molybdopterin converting factor subunit 1, translating to MKVKYFAWVRERVGKAEETIEPPATVRTVEELIAWLSGQGEAYAYAFEKPKVIRTAIDHAHVKSDAAIAGAREIAFFPPMTGG from the coding sequence ATGAAAGTGAAGTACTTCGCCTGGGTGCGCGAGCGCGTCGGCAAGGCCGAGGAGACCATCGAGCCGCCCGCGACCGTGCGCACGGTGGAAGAGCTGATCGCCTGGCTGTCCGGCCAAGGCGAAGCCTACGCCTACGCGTTCGAGAAGCCGAAGGTGATCCGCACCGCGATCGACCATGCCCACGTCAAGTCGGACGCCGCGATCGCGGGCGCTCGCGAGATCGCGTTCTTCCCGCCGATGACCGGCGGCTAG
- a CDS encoding molybdenum cofactor biosynthesis protein MoaE: MPVTTCPVTIRIQQDDFDIAREIAVLTGNRTDIGAVVSFSGICRGDEDSAKIAALSLEHYPGMAEEEIRRHADEATSRWPLNGVTVIHRVGRFMPGQNIVLVLTASQHRQAAFQAAEFLMDYLKTNAPFWKKEESATGTGWVEAQARDDEAAARWTRS, from the coding sequence ATGCCGGTCACCACCTGTCCCGTCACCATTCGTATCCAGCAAGACGATTTCGACATCGCGCGCGAGATCGCGGTGCTGACCGGGAACCGCACCGACATCGGTGCAGTCGTGAGCTTTTCCGGCATCTGCCGCGGTGACGAGGACAGCGCCAAGATCGCCGCGCTCTCGCTCGAGCATTATCCGGGTATGGCCGAGGAAGAGATCAGGCGCCATGCCGACGAGGCCACCTCGCGCTGGCCGCTCAACGGCGTCACGGTGATCCATCGCGTCGGCCGTTTCATGCCCGGCCAGAACATCGTGCTGGTGCTGACCGCCTCGCAGCACCGCCAGGCAGCGTTCCAGGCAGCCGAGTTCCTGATGGATTATCTGAAGACCAACGCGCCGTTCTGGAAGAAGGAAGAGAGCGCCACCGGCACCGGCTGGGTCGAGGCCCAGGCCCGCGACGATGAAGCCGCCGCACGCTGGACCCGATCCTGA
- the prmB gene encoding 50S ribosomal protein L3 N(5)-glutamine methyltransferase has translation MATTSKKTVRGRAAPKLAKVGRGELLTLIDFVRYAVSRFNEAKLAFAHGTPDPVAEAAFLVCEALHLHPEQFEIFANARVTDAEGRTIIDLIHQRVTTRKPAAYLVNKIYMRGLPFYVDERVIVPRSFIGELLESHFGGDGEAGSLIDDPSAVERVLDLCTGSGCLAILAAHHFPNATIDAVDISKGAIDVARRNVGEYGLDDRISLHRGDLFAPLGDAKYDLIITNPPYVDAEGMAALPPECRAEPKLAFDGGADGLDVVRRILRDAPGHLTPDGGLICEIGRGRELVDEAFPELPLLWLDTEDSEGEVFWIAAAALG, from the coding sequence ATGGCAACGACATCCAAAAAGACCGTGCGCGGCCGCGCCGCGCCAAAGCTCGCGAAAGTGGGGCGCGGCGAGCTTCTCACGCTGATCGATTTCGTCCGCTATGCGGTGAGCCGCTTCAATGAGGCCAAGCTCGCCTTTGCCCATGGCACACCCGATCCGGTCGCGGAAGCGGCCTTCCTGGTCTGTGAAGCCCTGCATCTGCATCCCGAGCAGTTCGAGATTTTTGCCAACGCGCGAGTCACGGACGCCGAGGGCAGGACCATCATCGATCTCATCCATCAGCGCGTCACCACCCGCAAACCGGCCGCCTATCTCGTCAACAAGATCTACATGCGCGGCCTGCCGTTCTATGTCGACGAGCGCGTCATCGTTCCCCGCTCCTTTATCGGCGAGCTCTTGGAATCGCATTTCGGCGGCGACGGCGAAGCCGGCTCGCTGATCGACGACCCCAGCGCGGTCGAACGCGTGCTCGATCTCTGCACTGGGTCGGGATGCCTCGCGATCCTCGCGGCGCATCATTTTCCGAATGCCACGATCGACGCCGTCGATATCTCCAAGGGCGCGATCGACGTCGCCAGACGAAATGTCGGCGAATACGGGCTCGATGACCGGATCAGCCTGCATCGCGGCGACCTGTTCGCCCCGCTCGGTGACGCCAAATACGACCTGATCATCACCAACCCGCCTTATGTCGATGCCGAAGGCATGGCGGCGCTGCCGCCGGAGTGCCGGGCCGAGCCGAAGCTCGCCTTTGACGGCGGCGCCGACGGTCTCGACGTGGTGCGCCGGATCCTGCGCGACGCGCCCGGCCATTTGACGCCGGATGGCGGGCTGATCTGCGAGATCGGCCGCGGCCGCGAACTCGTCGACGAGGCCTTTCCTGAACTACCGCTGCTCTGGCTCGACACCGAGGACTCCGAGGGCGAAGTGTTCTGGATCGCGGCAGCCGCTCTCGGCTGA
- a CDS encoding phage holin family protein → MLAPSGELLRAGVALKLNHLKRAAQSYARDRSNQATGRMTSYATAAGLLAVAGLFVIAAFFVGLIALYRWVAIHYGQFWGFGAAGGVLLVLAAACAGVAMAQMKRKTKPILPLASRLRVAIATPRIPRGTVKQAVKEVATTIPLAPLAAGERGHDRGHGGSTWPARSNRPVQLGLMLAAVGLVGLTAARRRRHGHGADT, encoded by the coding sequence ATGCTTGCGCCATCAGGCGAATTGCTGCGCGCCGGCGTCGCGCTCAAGCTCAACCATCTCAAGCGCGCCGCCCAGTCCTATGCCCGTGACCGGAGCAATCAAGCCACGGGGCGCATGACGTCTTACGCGACTGCGGCCGGACTGCTCGCCGTTGCGGGCTTGTTCGTCATCGCAGCCTTCTTTGTCGGCCTGATCGCCCTGTACCGCTGGGTTGCGATCCATTACGGGCAATTCTGGGGATTCGGCGCCGCCGGCGGTGTCCTCCTGGTCCTCGCCGCCGCCTGCGCCGGCGTCGCCATGGCTCAGATGAAGCGCAAGACCAAGCCGATCTTGCCGCTCGCCAGCCGCCTACGGGTGGCGATCGCCACCCCGCGCATCCCGCGCGGAACGGTGAAGCAGGCCGTGAAAGAGGTCGCGACGACAATTCCCCTGGCGCCGCTCGCGGCGGGCGAACGAGGACATGACCGGGGACATGGCGGCAGCACGTGGCCGGCTCGGTCCAACCGGCCCGTGCAACTCGGGCTGATGCTCGCGGCCGTTGGGCTGGTCGGGCTGACGGCAGCTCGCCGGCGGCGTCACGGCC